From a region of the Tamandua tetradactyla isolate mTamTet1 chromosome 10, mTamTet1.pri, whole genome shotgun sequence genome:
- the LOC143648621 gene encoding interferon alpha/beta receptor 1-like isoform X3 has translation MVAFLGPTALMVLFGVQWALLAAAGGNNLKSPHNVEVSIIDDSFILKWNRSNESVKNVTFSADYQISGMDNWIKLPGCQYITSTKCSFSSANLKVYQEIKLRVRAEKGNSTSPWYEVDPFIPFLKAQIGPPEVHLEAEDKAIVITISSPGTEDSVMWAMDKSKFIYSLVFWKNSSGVEKRIEPVYSRDKIYKLSPETTYCLKVKARLRLQRKVGLYSPVYCINTTVENKLPPPENVEVDVENQNYVLKWDYSYENTTFQVQWLQIFFP, from the exons ATGGTCGCCTTTTTGGGCCCTACGGCCCTGATGGTGCTCTTCGGGGTGCAGTGGGCGTTGCTCGCGGCCGCAG gtggaaacaatctaaaatcTCCCCACAATGTAGAGGTCTCTATCATAGATGACAGCTTTATCCTGAAGTGGAACAGAAGCAATGAGTCTGTCAAGAATGTGACTTTTTCAGCAGATTATCAAAT atcTGGGATGGATAATTGGATAAAATTGCCTGGGTGTCAATATATTACTAGTACCAAATGCAGCTTTTCTTCTGCCAATCTAAAAGTTTATCAAGAAATTAAATTGCGTGTGAGAGCAGAAAAGGGAAACAGTACTTCTCCATGGTATGAGGTTGACCCATTTATACCATTTCTAAAAG CTCAGATTGGTCCTCCAGAAGTACATTTAGAAGCTGAGGATAAGGCAATAGTAATTACCATCTCCTCTCCTGGAACAGAAGATAGTGTCATGTGGGCTATGGATAAGTCAAAGTTCATTTACAGCTTAGTTTTCTGGAAGAATTCTTCAGGTGTAGAa aaaaGGATTGAACCTGTTTATTCCAGAGATAAGATTTATAAACTCTCACCAGAGACTACTTATTGTTTAAAAGTTAAAGCAAGACTACGTTTGCAGAGAAAAGTCGGTTTGTATAGTCCAGTGTACTGTATAAATACCACAG TTGAAAATAAATTGCCTCCACCGGAAAATGTAGAAGTTGATGTCGAAAATCAGAACTATGTTCTTAAATGGGATTACTCATATGAAAATACGACGTTTCAAGTTCAGTGGCTTCA gattttttttccttga